From a single Pirellulales bacterium genomic region:
- a CDS encoding ATP-binding protein — protein sequence MSPWEIAASCVASLLVGLMAGGFISARVQRARASAIYRRLSKAFQPVQLACLTVTERQFPARIRADLQRALDDYFGGRAKVLHLCGVRVEQDMFGIDLSYLLTSDATGWEVPLQHEEVNIGGDILVHCPRNALWIACEGDVRLAVLLSKVSGFNQPPQIKVNVAATNDDHGRRITQEFFARLEKAVKEAVSYRGKVLSLDTSDSYSGEGTGIKVHQIAPVTREDVILKEETLDLVERNVLQFVVHRSRLRGLGQSIRKGLLLYGPPGNGKTFTIRYVIGALEGHTTLLITGAQIAQLREYMALARLLQPSLVVIEDIDLVAKERVQSGTSCEEPLLNQLLNEMDGLAPEAEVIFLLTTNRPELLEEALANRPGRIDQAIEFSAPGNPERALLARHYAGGVKVDPTVIEYAVAATEGASAAFMKELMRRAVQLHLARRDDEAIEIVDVQEALDELVLNQRAFSARVLGFDIAAATSDQASNGAK from the coding sequence ATGAGTCCGTGGGAAATAGCGGCATCGTGCGTCGCCAGCTTGCTCGTGGGCCTGATGGCAGGCGGATTCATTTCCGCTCGCGTGCAACGCGCTCGCGCTTCGGCAATTTATCGACGTTTGAGCAAGGCGTTTCAGCCAGTTCAGTTAGCCTGCCTTACTGTCACGGAAAGACAATTCCCCGCTCGAATTCGTGCCGATCTGCAACGGGCGCTCGACGATTACTTCGGTGGTCGGGCCAAGGTGCTACATCTTTGTGGCGTACGTGTCGAGCAAGATATGTTCGGCATTGATCTGTCATATCTATTGACGTCCGACGCTACGGGCTGGGAAGTTCCTCTTCAGCACGAGGAGGTCAACATCGGCGGCGATATATTGGTTCACTGTCCGAGAAACGCGCTGTGGATCGCTTGTGAGGGAGACGTGAGGCTGGCAGTTCTTCTCAGCAAGGTGTCCGGGTTCAATCAGCCGCCGCAAATAAAGGTCAACGTCGCTGCCACAAATGACGATCATGGCCGTCGGATCACGCAAGAATTCTTTGCGCGTTTGGAAAAGGCAGTTAAAGAGGCAGTATCGTATCGTGGCAAGGTGCTCTCACTCGACACGTCTGATAGCTACAGCGGCGAGGGAACTGGGATCAAAGTGCATCAGATAGCGCCGGTGACACGTGAGGACGTAATCCTGAAAGAGGAAACGCTGGACTTAGTGGAGCGCAACGTACTTCAGTTTGTAGTGCACCGAAGCCGGCTTCGTGGGCTAGGTCAGTCTATCAGGAAAGGACTGTTGCTCTACGGGCCTCCGGGCAATGGCAAGACGTTTACGATTCGCTATGTAATCGGCGCACTTGAGGGCCATACCACGTTGCTTATCACTGGTGCGCAAATTGCGCAATTGAGAGAGTACATGGCGCTCGCGCGTCTTCTGCAACCGTCGCTTGTGGTAATCGAAGACATTGACCTGGTTGCGAAGGAGCGCGTTCAGAGCGGCACGTCGTGCGAGGAACCGCTCCTGAATCAGTTATTGAACGAGATGGACGGCTTGGCACCCGAAGCCGAGGTTATTTTCTTGTTGACTACAAACAGACCCGAGTTGCTCGAAGAAGCACTAGCCAACCGACCGGGACGAATCGACCAAGCCATCGAGTTTTCCGCGCCGGGCAACCCCGAACGGGCGTTACTTGCTCGCCATTATGCCGGAGGCGTCAAGGTGGACCCAACGGTCATTGAATATGCCGTCGCTGCCACCGAAGGCGCAAGTGCGGCCTTTATGAAAGAGCTGATGCGCCGCGCGGTACAGTTGCACCTGGCTCGAAGAGACGACGAGGCAATCGAAATAGTCGATGTGCAGGAGGCACTCGACGAACTCGTGTTAAACCAACGAGCGTTTAGTGCGAGGGTCCTTGGTTTCGATATTGCGGCGGCGACATCGGATCAAGCGAGTAATGGTGCAAAATGA